One genomic region from Rattus norvegicus strain BN/NHsdMcwi chromosome 10, GRCr8, whole genome shotgun sequence encodes:
- the Gsta4l1 gene encoding uncharacterized protein LOC688925 has product MESICWLLVTTGVEFEEEFLETREQYEKLQKDGCLLFGRVPLVEIDGMLLTQTRAILRFLAAKHNLYGKNLKDRAFKTRISNIPTIKKFLQPGSQRKPPPDGHYDDMVRTVLKF; this is encoded by the exons ATGGAGTCGATCTGCTGGCTGCTGGTTACGACTGGAGTGGAGTTTGAAGAAGAATTTCTTGAGACAAGAGAACAATATGAGAAGTTGCAAAAGGATGGATGCCTGCTTTTTGGCCGAGTTCCATTGGTGGAAATAGACGGGATGCTACTGACACAGACCAGAGCCATCCTCAGGTTCTTGGCTGCCAAGCACAACCTATATGGGAAGAACCTGAAGGACAGA GCATTTAAGACAAGAATCAGCAACATTCCTACAATTAAGAAGTTCCTGCaacctggaagtcagaggaagcCACCTCCAGATGGTCACTATGATGACATGGTCAGGACCGTCCTGAAGTTCTAG
- the Slfn4 gene encoding schlafen family member 4 isoform X1 → MSITVDQDTDYAELVLSIGEITLGEKTRKSMKDSQRRKREAKTFQQAVCTLLNSGGGVAKARIKNQNYDFSRDGVGQDLENFLPHILDFPHEYLDFKQVKDYFLMFVKAWKLKQKGPGITTLKTNLYIRSISSSIELKAVNAVKFLKSRKCSKGRSDSRLSSPGTIVCNEVLNECLNLFNRDCFTCKEKFCFTKATHAEVKLTPKENILEILPQTVSSFANADGGYLFIGLDGKTQEIIGFEAEKSDLVHLESEIEKCIRQLPVTHFCEEREKIKYTCKFMEVHKPGAACSFVCALRVERFCCAVFAAEPESWHVEDSCVKRFTAEDWVKRQMDGPACFSKQDKGPLQSSRLPHSPRSCCPDNPDALQQSAGLPVISGKVISSPEALCGKLFSTQEAHEQLLWAQLDSLPKGTLVVTKRWALDLPLQDKHGVILDTLHIPQDSLLTLHGFVLGGEDLEDDSTLLRELGAELKGYYKQTAVTLKQTLANHGSYTEKIGIAIKITYLGHNKAVSLYDSSSKIHYPTKYYLTTETAKNLEKALAEILGSRESFYSLPRQNCSDHFIFAFFLSFSFLLVFLFWSWGLNPEP, encoded by the exons ATGAGCATCACTGTCGATCAGGACACAGACTACGCTGAACTGGTTCTGTCTATAGGAGAAATCACACTTGGAGAGAAGACCAGGAAATCAATGAAAGATAGTCAACGGAGAAAAAGAGAGGCCAAAACTTTCCAACAGGCTGTATGTACCCTGTTGAATTCTGGAGGAGGCGTGGCCAAGGCTCgcattaaaaatcaaaactacGACTTCAGCCGAGATGGAGTAGGACAGGATTTGGAAAATTTCTTACCTCATATCCTGGATTTTCCTCATGAATACCTAGACTTCAAGCAGGTCAAAGACTACTTTCTCATGTTTGTGAAAGCATGGAAGCTGAAACAGAAAGGTCCAGGGATCACCACCTTGAAAACCAACTTGTACATCAGAAGCATCTCATCCTCAATTGAACTGAAAGCAGTCAATGCAGTGAAGTTCCTCAAATCCAGGAAATGTTCTAAAGGGAGATCAGATTCCAGACTGAGTTCACCCGGAACAATCGTCTGTAATGAAGTACTAAATGAATGTCTTAACTTGTTTAACAGAGACTGTTTTACCTGTAAAGAGAAATTCTGTTTCACTAAAGCCACACATGCTGAAGTAAAATTGACTCCTaaggaaaacattttagaaaTCCTCCCTCAAACTGTTTCTTCATTTGCAAACGCGGATGGGGGATATTTGTTCATTGGTTTGGATGGCAAAACCCAGGAAATTATTGGCTTTGAAGCAGAGAAGAGCGACCTTGTGCATCTAGAGAGTGAAATAGAAAAGTGCATCCGACAGCTGCCTGTCACTCACTTctgtgaggagagggagaagatcAAGTACACGTGCAAATTCATGGAAGTGCACAAACCCGGAGCTGCGTGTTCATTCGTGTGTGCGCTCAGAGTGGAGAGATTCTGCTGTGCAGTGTTCGCTGCAGAGCCCGAATCCTGGCACGTGGAAGACAGCTGTGTGAAGAGGTTTACCGCAGAGGACTGGGTGAAACGCCAGATGGATGGCCCAGCAT GTTTCTCCAAGCAAGATAAAGGCCCTCTTCAGTCAAGCCGACTGCCACACAGTCCCCGTAGCTGCTGTCCTGACAATCCTGATGCTCTTCAGCAGAGTGCTGGCCTTCCAG tGATATCTGGAAAGGTGATAAGCTCTCCAGAAGCCCTCTGCGGGAAACTGTTCTCAACACAGGAAGCGCATGAGCAGTTGCTCTGGGCACAGTTGGACTCGCTTCCTAAAGGAACGCTGGTCGTCACTAAGAGATGGGCTTTGGATCTACCCTTGCAAGACAAGCACGGAGTCATCTTGGATACGCTTCATATTCCCCAGGACAGTCTCCTGACCCTGCATGGCTTTGTCCTGGGAGGTGAAGACCTGGAGGATGACAGCACTCTTCTGAGGGAACTAGGCGCTGAGTTAAAGGGCTATTATAAACAAACCGCCGTAACACTAAAGCAGACGTTGGCAAACCATGGTAGTTACACTGAGAAAATAGGTATCGCGATAAAGATAACATACTTGGGTCATAATAAGGCAGTGTCCCTTTATGATTCAAGCTCGAAAATACACTATCCCACAAAATATTATCTGACAACCGAGACAGCAAAGAACTTAGAAAAAGCTCTTGCTGAAATCTTAGGGAGTCGTGAGTCTTTCTACAGTTTACCTAGGCAAAACTGTAGTGATCATTTTATCTTTgcgttttttctttctttttcttttttacttgtttttcttttttggagctggggactgaacccagagccttga
- the Slfn4 gene encoding schlafen family member 4 isoform X2, producing MAGNLPRLVEDVNPQTFTEPSVQLKCPGNIFQGGRHAKPGSWKDSQHIKWKGFHLGSRDSNCKMSITVDQDTDYAELVLSIGEITLGEKTRKSMKDSQRRKREAKTFQQAVCTLLNSGGGVAKARIKNQNYDFSRDGVGQDLENFLPHILDFPHEYLDFKQVKDYFLMFVKAWKLKQKGPGITTLKTNLYIRSISSSIELKAVNAVKFLKSRKCSKGRSDSRLSSPGTIVCNEVLNECLNLFNRDCFTCKEKFCFTKATHAEVKLTPKENILEILPQTVSSFANADGGYLFIGLDGKTQEIIGFEAEKSDLVHLESEIEKCIRQLPVTHFCEEREKIKYTCKFMEVHKPGAACSFVCALRVERFCCAVFAAEPESWHVEDSCVKRFTAEDWVKRQMDGPACFSKQDKGPLQSSRLPHSPRSCCPDNPDALQQSAGLPVISGKVISSPEALCGKLFSTQEAHEQLLWAQLDSLPKGTLVVTKRWALDLPLQDKHGVILDTLHIPQDSLLTLHGFVLGGEDLEDDSTLLRELGAELKGYYKQTAVTLKQTLANHGSYTEKIGIAIKITYLGHNKAVSLYDSSSKIHYPTKYYLTTETAKNLEKALAEILGSRESFYSLPRQNCSDHFIFAFFLSFSFLLVFLFWSWGLNPEP from the exons ATGGCTGGAAACCTCCCACGGTTGGTGGAAGATGTAAATCCACAGACATTCACAGAGCCCTCTGTTCAGCTCAAGTGTCCAGGGAATATTTTTCAGGGAGGACGGCATGCCAAGCCAGGAAGCTGGAAGGATTCACAGCATATAAAATG GAAAGGATTTcatctgggaagcagagacagtaaCTGCAAAATGAGCATCACTGTCGATCAGGACACAGACTACGCTGAACTGGTTCTGTCTATAGGAGAAATCACACTTGGAGAGAAGACCAGGAAATCAATGAAAGATAGTCAACGGAGAAAAAGAGAGGCCAAAACTTTCCAACAGGCTGTATGTACCCTGTTGAATTCTGGAGGAGGCGTGGCCAAGGCTCgcattaaaaatcaaaactacGACTTCAGCCGAGATGGAGTAGGACAGGATTTGGAAAATTTCTTACCTCATATCCTGGATTTTCCTCATGAATACCTAGACTTCAAGCAGGTCAAAGACTACTTTCTCATGTTTGTGAAAGCATGGAAGCTGAAACAGAAAGGTCCAGGGATCACCACCTTGAAAACCAACTTGTACATCAGAAGCATCTCATCCTCAATTGAACTGAAAGCAGTCAATGCAGTGAAGTTCCTCAAATCCAGGAAATGTTCTAAAGGGAGATCAGATTCCAGACTGAGTTCACCCGGAACAATCGTCTGTAATGAAGTACTAAATGAATGTCTTAACTTGTTTAACAGAGACTGTTTTACCTGTAAAGAGAAATTCTGTTTCACTAAAGCCACACATGCTGAAGTAAAATTGACTCCTaaggaaaacattttagaaaTCCTCCCTCAAACTGTTTCTTCATTTGCAAACGCGGATGGGGGATATTTGTTCATTGGTTTGGATGGCAAAACCCAGGAAATTATTGGCTTTGAAGCAGAGAAGAGCGACCTTGTGCATCTAGAGAGTGAAATAGAAAAGTGCATCCGACAGCTGCCTGTCACTCACTTctgtgaggagagggagaagatcAAGTACACGTGCAAATTCATGGAAGTGCACAAACCCGGAGCTGCGTGTTCATTCGTGTGTGCGCTCAGAGTGGAGAGATTCTGCTGTGCAGTGTTCGCTGCAGAGCCCGAATCCTGGCACGTGGAAGACAGCTGTGTGAAGAGGTTTACCGCAGAGGACTGGGTGAAACGCCAGATGGATGGCCCAGCAT GTTTCTCCAAGCAAGATAAAGGCCCTCTTCAGTCAAGCCGACTGCCACACAGTCCCCGTAGCTGCTGTCCTGACAATCCTGATGCTCTTCAGCAGAGTGCTGGCCTTCCAG tGATATCTGGAAAGGTGATAAGCTCTCCAGAAGCCCTCTGCGGGAAACTGTTCTCAACACAGGAAGCGCATGAGCAGTTGCTCTGGGCACAGTTGGACTCGCTTCCTAAAGGAACGCTGGTCGTCACTAAGAGATGGGCTTTGGATCTACCCTTGCAAGACAAGCACGGAGTCATCTTGGATACGCTTCATATTCCCCAGGACAGTCTCCTGACCCTGCATGGCTTTGTCCTGGGAGGTGAAGACCTGGAGGATGACAGCACTCTTCTGAGGGAACTAGGCGCTGAGTTAAAGGGCTATTATAAACAAACCGCCGTAACACTAAAGCAGACGTTGGCAAACCATGGTAGTTACACTGAGAAAATAGGTATCGCGATAAAGATAACATACTTGGGTCATAATAAGGCAGTGTCCCTTTATGATTCAAGCTCGAAAATACACTATCCCACAAAATATTATCTGACAACCGAGACAGCAAAGAACTTAGAAAAAGCTCTTGCTGAAATCTTAGGGAGTCGTGAGTCTTTCTACAGTTTACCTAGGCAAAACTGTAGTGATCATTTTATCTTTgcgttttttctttctttttcttttttacttgtttttcttttttggagctggggactgaacccagagccttga